The following are encoded in a window of Miltoncostaea marina genomic DNA:
- a CDS encoding ABC transporter ATP-binding protein, giving the protein MTPGPAGAPVLVATGLARSFRGVAALRGVDLDLAAGESVALLGPNGAGKTTLLTILAGVTRPDAGTLRWARGAAPRVGWVPARPALYGRLTTRENLRLFAALEGAPDPDAVAGDLLRRADLEEVAGRPAATLSTGTVQRLNLAVALAGGPSVLLLDEPTATLSPDQRRRLWSWLDELRGGGLALLFSTQSVDEAVRHGDRMTVLAEGRLLFAGTAARLVAAHGGGEAGAEAAEAAFMRLVDPAWDGA; this is encoded by the coding sequence GTGACGCCCGGCCCGGCGGGCGCGCCGGTCCTCGTCGCCACCGGGCTCGCCCGCAGCTTCCGCGGCGTGGCCGCGCTGCGCGGCGTGGACCTCGACCTGGCGGCCGGCGAGTCGGTGGCGCTGCTCGGCCCGAATGGCGCCGGCAAGACGACCCTGCTCACCATCCTGGCCGGCGTGACCCGCCCGGACGCCGGCACGCTGCGGTGGGCCCGGGGCGCGGCGCCGCGGGTGGGCTGGGTGCCCGCCCGGCCGGCGCTCTACGGCCGCCTCACCACCCGCGAGAACCTGCGCCTGTTCGCGGCGCTCGAGGGGGCGCCCGACCCGGACGCCGTCGCCGGCGACCTGCTGCGGCGGGCCGACCTCGAGGAGGTGGCCGGCCGGCCGGCCGCGACGCTGTCGACGGGCACCGTGCAGCGGCTCAACCTGGCCGTCGCGCTCGCCGGCGGGCCGTCGGTGCTGCTGCTCGACGAGCCGACCGCCACGCTCTCGCCCGACCAGCGCCGGCGCCTGTGGTCGTGGCTCGACGAGCTGCGCGGCGGCGGCCTGGCGCTGCTCTTCTCCACGCAGTCGGTCGACGAGGCGGTGCGCCACGGCGACCGCATGACGGTGCTCGCCGAGGGCCGGCTGCTGTTCGCCGGCACCGCCGCGAGGCTGGTGGCCGCCCACGGCGGCGGCGAGGCGGGCGCCGAGGCGGCCGAGGCGGCCTTCATGCGGCTCGTGGACCCGGCCTGGGACGGCGCGTGA
- a CDS encoding glycosyltransferase 87 family protein, whose product MPGRRRALVAAIAATLALGLHGAAPGAAAPVGEPTPSEATGAAHDLVRAVAGKAGEIQGALRAPARPREPTLTDDEVTAIAETSQQLREWTSGREISRTAVEFDEDTGVHTYFAVSEDAEGDETVEAQVLVSDERGEITEVRTGPQVAWMMARGYDGAFGRAINRPAVWLTLCALFLLPLLPYLRPRRLLSMRTLDLLALLSFGVSLIWFNRGEVFTSVPLQYPPMLYLGARLAGIAVGRARAARPAAGPQPPGEPPPRRRPALGASAPTWLLVSLLAVTLALRFGLNAFDSNVIDVGYAGVIGADRIADGSTPYGNMPDDCGSCDTYGPLTYAAYVPFELARPWSGEWDSLPAAHGAATTFDILCIAGMLVLGWRVAGLRLGVGLALAWAAFPFTGYALSTNANDALVPAMLIWGLVLARHPLGRGLMLGLAIASKFAPAILLGLWSRRPFPRPARRRELLPYAGGLLLAAGLTGWVLLLDGADGLRAFWSRTLGYQLGRDSPFSIWGQFTGLRPLQIGLMVAVGIAAVAVLRWPRRLDLVTVSALSGALLIGIELTLTHWFYLYIPWFLPFALIAMVPEWPPPARPPRPEPEPEADATPATAPVPVPS is encoded by the coding sequence ATGCCCGGCCGGCGACGAGCACTCGTCGCCGCGATCGCGGCGACGCTCGCCCTCGGGCTCCACGGCGCCGCGCCGGGCGCCGCCGCGCCGGTCGGCGAGCCGACGCCCTCCGAGGCCACGGGGGCCGCGCACGACCTGGTGCGGGCCGTCGCGGGCAAGGCCGGCGAGATCCAGGGCGCGCTGCGCGCGCCGGCCCGGCCCCGCGAGCCGACCCTCACCGACGACGAGGTCACCGCCATCGCGGAGACCTCGCAGCAGCTGCGCGAGTGGACCTCGGGCCGCGAGATCTCCCGCACCGCGGTGGAGTTCGACGAGGACACCGGGGTGCACACCTACTTCGCGGTCAGCGAGGACGCCGAGGGCGACGAGACCGTCGAGGCGCAGGTGCTCGTGTCCGACGAGCGCGGCGAGATCACCGAGGTGCGGACCGGCCCGCAGGTGGCGTGGATGATGGCCCGGGGGTACGACGGGGCCTTCGGGCGCGCGATCAACCGGCCGGCCGTCTGGCTGACGCTGTGCGCGCTGTTCCTGCTGCCGCTGCTGCCGTACCTGCGCCCGCGGCGGCTGCTCTCGATGCGCACGCTCGACCTGCTGGCGCTGCTGTCGTTCGGCGTCTCGCTGATCTGGTTCAACCGCGGCGAGGTGTTCACCTCCGTGCCGCTGCAGTACCCGCCGATGCTCTACCTCGGCGCGCGCCTGGCGGGGATCGCCGTCGGGCGCGCGCGCGCCGCGCGACCGGCGGCCGGCCCGCAGCCGCCCGGCGAGCCGCCGCCCCGCCGCCGCCCGGCGCTGGGCGCGTCGGCGCCGACCTGGCTGCTGGTGAGCCTGCTCGCCGTGACGCTCGCGCTGCGCTTCGGCCTCAACGCGTTCGACTCGAACGTCATCGACGTGGGCTACGCGGGCGTGATCGGCGCCGACCGCATCGCCGACGGCAGCACCCCCTACGGCAACATGCCCGACGACTGCGGCAGCTGCGACACCTACGGCCCGCTGACCTACGCGGCCTACGTGCCGTTCGAGCTCGCGCGGCCGTGGAGCGGCGAGTGGGACTCGCTGCCGGCGGCGCACGGGGCGGCCACCACCTTCGACATCCTCTGCATCGCCGGGATGCTGGTGCTCGGCTGGCGCGTCGCCGGGCTGCGCCTGGGCGTCGGCCTGGCGCTGGCCTGGGCCGCGTTCCCCTTCACCGGATACGCGCTCTCCACGAACGCCAACGACGCGCTGGTGCCGGCGATGCTCATCTGGGGGCTGGTGCTCGCGCGCCACCCGCTGGGCCGCGGCCTGATGCTGGGCCTGGCGATCGCGAGCAAGTTCGCGCCGGCGATCCTGCTCGGCCTGTGGAGCCGGCGGCCGTTCCCGCGGCCGGCGCGCCGGCGCGAGCTGCTGCCCTACGCCGGCGGGCTGCTGCTCGCGGCGGGGCTGACCGGCTGGGTGCTGCTGCTCGACGGCGCCGACGGCCTGCGCGCGTTCTGGTCGCGTACGCTCGGCTACCAGCTCGGCCGGGATTCGCCCTTCTCCATCTGGGGTCAGTTCACCGGCCTGCGCCCGCTGCAGATCGGGCTGATGGTCGCCGTGGGGATCGCGGCGGTGGCCGTGCTGCGCTGGCCGCGGCGGCTCGACCTGGTGACCGTCTCCGCGCTCTCGGGCGCCCTGCTGATCGGGATCGAGCTCACCCTGACCCACTGGTTCTACCTCTACATCCCGTGGTTCCTGCCGTTCGCGCTGATCGCGATGGTGCCCGAGTGGCCGCCGCCGGCGCGCCCGCCCCGGCCCGAGCCCGAGCCCGAGGCCGACGCGACGCCCGCGACGGCGCCCGTCCCGGTGCCGTCGTGA
- a CDS encoding glycosyltransferase 87 family protein, with product MSWARALPAAACALAAVVWAVPLRLGVYADAVITDIPVYRRVYEHIAAGHVPYADFSLEYPPLAGALFWAAGALPGPYGVTFSVLMLLALCATVLGVIALARATGLDGRRQTVAAALVAVSPLLLGNLVETRFDLALAALLVWTVWAAATERWRLAWGLLAAATLLKLIPLALIPVLVIWQRHRAGTRPAIAGAVGSVAAVALVMAPFAALSPSGTWDLARYHLERPLQIEATASAYLLGLHGLADIDLSVEHSFGSQGLSGTGPAILAGASTVALVVLLVAIAWTLWLGLHRARHPGDARLLVAACAATLVALLVCGKVLSPQFLVWLLPVCFIVAGRYGPAAMALTAAALLLTFAYFPHRYWDLVALEGLPIAILVLRDSVLIALLAACWPRPSLAGRPLGRVLGRERDPMRPEGAVSARYLVD from the coding sequence GTGAGCTGGGCCCGCGCGCTCCCGGCGGCGGCATGCGCCCTGGCCGCCGTCGTCTGGGCCGTCCCCCTGCGGCTCGGCGTGTACGCCGACGCCGTCATCACCGACATCCCCGTCTACCGGCGGGTCTACGAGCACATCGCCGCCGGCCACGTCCCCTACGCCGACTTCAGCCTGGAGTATCCGCCGCTCGCGGGGGCCCTCTTCTGGGCCGCCGGCGCCCTGCCCGGGCCCTACGGCGTGACCTTCTCGGTCCTCATGCTGCTCGCGCTGTGCGCGACCGTGCTCGGGGTCATCGCCCTGGCGCGGGCGACGGGCCTCGACGGGCGGCGCCAGACCGTCGCGGCGGCGCTCGTGGCCGTGAGCCCGCTGCTGCTGGGCAACCTCGTGGAGACGCGCTTCGACCTCGCGCTGGCCGCGCTGCTCGTCTGGACCGTCTGGGCCGCGGCGACGGAGCGCTGGCGCCTCGCGTGGGGGCTGCTCGCCGCTGCCACGCTGCTGAAGCTGATCCCCCTCGCCCTCATCCCGGTGCTCGTGATCTGGCAGCGCCACCGCGCCGGCACGCGCCCGGCGATCGCCGGCGCGGTCGGCAGCGTCGCCGCGGTGGCCCTGGTGATGGCGCCCTTCGCGGCCCTGTCGCCCTCGGGCACCTGGGACCTCGCCCGCTACCACCTGGAGCGCCCCCTGCAGATCGAGGCGACCGCCTCGGCCTACCTGCTCGGCCTGCACGGGCTGGCCGACATCGACCTCAGCGTCGAGCACTCGTTCGGCAGCCAGGGCCTCTCCGGCACCGGGCCGGCCATCCTGGCGGGCGCGTCGACCGTCGCGCTGGTCGTGCTGCTGGTGGCGATCGCGTGGACCCTCTGGCTGGGCCTGCACCGCGCCCGCCACCCCGGCGACGCGCGGCTGCTGGTGGCCGCCTGCGCCGCGACCCTGGTCGCGCTGCTCGTGTGCGGCAAGGTGCTGTCGCCGCAGTTCCTCGTGTGGCTGCTGCCGGTGTGCTTCATCGTCGCCGGGCGCTACGGCCCCGCGGCCATGGCCCTCACCGCGGCCGCGCTGCTCCTCACCTTCGCCTACTTCCCCCACCGCTACTGGGACCTCGTGGCGCTGGAGGGCCTGCCGATCGCGATCCTGGTGCTGCGCGACAGCGTGCTGATCGCGCTGCTCGCCGCCTGCTGGCCGCGGCCCTCGCTCGCCGGGCGGCCGCTCGGCCGGGTGCTGGGGCGCGAGCGCGACCCGATGCGCCCGGAGGGGGCCGTGTCGGCCCGCTACCTGGTCGACTGA
- a CDS encoding ABC transporter permease, which translates to MRAALLILRKDLRLLVRTPALLLALIAYPVLVALLVALALQTGERRPDVAVVDLDASGRSVAVGDERLTVDDYIDRLDDDVDIRRMDAAQADEALDAGRVAAVLTIPEGFIADLQSGIRQPELRLRTSRRSPIEADALERNLESAVYRLNGRLAEGYVDQVLQLVDLVQNGGDLAYFGRSGDALGLRRARALVTGLQASLGEEGRGELAGRLAPVLEFIDETQENLDLARPAANAISAPIRLEVTAAPEGREPLSAFGVAAALLVSLGLAGVLLGAAATASEREEHVLTRLGRGLVSPWWLALAKMTFTALAALVIGLALLAGVALTTSLGVGRWHLWIAALVLAGLAFGAAGALVGALARETRTAVLVALMLALPLLALGLIPDADAAAAVASVVPFGPAFRAFQAILVEPSLGGDLALTLGHLALLAAVFGAAAGVALRRRVGG; encoded by the coding sequence GTGAGGGCGGCCCTGCTCATCCTGCGCAAGGACCTGCGCCTGCTGGTGCGCACGCCGGCGCTGCTGCTCGCGCTGATCGCCTACCCGGTGCTGGTGGCGCTGCTCGTGGCGCTCGCGTTGCAGACCGGCGAGCGGCGGCCCGACGTCGCGGTGGTCGACCTGGACGCCTCCGGGCGCTCGGTGGCGGTGGGCGACGAGCGCCTGACGGTCGACGACTACATCGACCGGCTCGACGACGACGTGGACATCCGGCGCATGGACGCCGCGCAGGCCGACGAGGCCCTCGACGCGGGCCGGGTCGCCGCCGTGCTGACCATCCCCGAGGGGTTCATCGCCGACCTGCAGTCGGGCATCCGCCAGCCGGAGCTGCGGCTGCGCACCAGCCGGCGCTCGCCGATCGAGGCCGACGCGCTCGAGCGCAACCTCGAGTCGGCGGTCTACCGCCTCAACGGCCGCCTGGCCGAGGGCTACGTCGACCAGGTGCTGCAGCTCGTGGACCTCGTGCAGAACGGCGGCGACCTCGCCTACTTCGGGCGCAGCGGCGACGCCCTCGGCCTGCGGCGGGCGCGGGCCCTGGTGACCGGCCTGCAGGCCTCGCTGGGGGAGGAGGGGCGGGGCGAGCTGGCCGGCCGCCTGGCGCCGGTGCTCGAGTTCATCGACGAGACCCAGGAGAACCTCGACCTGGCGCGGCCGGCCGCCAACGCGATCAGCGCCCCGATCCGCCTGGAGGTCACCGCCGCGCCGGAGGGCCGCGAGCCGCTCTCGGCCTTCGGCGTCGCCGCCGCGCTGCTCGTGAGCCTGGGCCTGGCCGGCGTGCTGCTGGGCGCGGCCGCGACCGCCTCGGAGCGGGAGGAGCACGTGCTCACCCGCCTCGGGCGCGGCCTGGTGTCGCCGTGGTGGCTGGCGCTCGCGAAGATGACGTTCACCGCCCTCGCCGCGCTGGTGATCGGGCTCGCCCTGCTGGCCGGGGTGGCGCTCACGACCTCGCTGGGGGTCGGCCGCTGGCACCTGTGGATCGCCGCCCTGGTCCTCGCGGGCCTGGCGTTCGGCGCGGCGGGCGCGCTCGTCGGCGCGCTGGCGCGCGAGACGCGCACGGCCGTGCTCGTGGCGCTGATGCTCGCCCTGCCGCTGCTCGCGCTGGGGCTCATCCCCGACGCCGACGCGGCCGCCGCCGTGGCGTCGGTCGTGCCCTTCGGGCCGGCCTTCCGCGCCTTCCAGGCGATCCTCGTGGAGCCCTCGCTCGGGGGCGACCTCGCGCTGACGCTGGGCCACCTCGCGCTGCTGGCGGCCGTCTTCGGCGCCGCCGCCGGCGTCGCGCTGCGCCGCCGGGTGGGCGGGTAG
- a CDS encoding TIGR00282 family metallophosphoesterase yields the protein MLIGDVVGGVGMRALLEHLPALREEHRPDVVVVNAENAAAGTGTSPRQARDLLDAGVDVLTGGNHTLRKTDLLPLLETEPRVLRPANIAVRAPGRGLVTVETAAGPVSVVNVLGAVFMDAAHSPFAVIDDLVERAAAAAPVVLVDVHAEATSEKIALAHHLDGRVTAVVGTHTHVQTADARVLAGGTAYVTDLGMTGPHDSVIGVRTDVILRRFISGLPGRFEVAEGGVLVQGAVVEAGADGRAAAIATFSVEA from the coding sequence ATGCTCATCGGGGACGTGGTCGGCGGCGTGGGGATGCGGGCGCTCCTCGAGCACCTGCCGGCGCTGCGCGAGGAGCACCGGCCCGACGTCGTGGTCGTCAACGCCGAGAACGCCGCGGCCGGGACCGGCACCTCGCCCCGCCAGGCGCGCGACCTGCTCGACGCCGGCGTGGACGTGCTCACGGGCGGCAACCACACGCTCCGCAAGACCGACCTGCTGCCGCTGCTCGAGACCGAGCCGCGCGTGCTGCGGCCGGCCAACATCGCCGTGCGGGCGCCCGGCCGGGGCCTCGTCACGGTCGAGACCGCCGCGGGGCCGGTGAGCGTGGTCAACGTGCTCGGCGCCGTCTTCATGGACGCGGCGCACAGCCCCTTCGCGGTCATCGACGACCTCGTGGAGCGCGCCGCGGCGGCCGCGCCGGTCGTGCTGGTCGACGTCCACGCCGAGGCCACCAGCGAGAAGATCGCCCTCGCCCACCACCTCGACGGGCGGGTCACGGCGGTCGTGGGCACCCACACCCACGTCCAGACGGCCGACGCCCGCGTGCTCGCGGGCGGCACGGCCTACGTGACCGACCTCGGCATGACCGGGCCGCACGACTCGGTGATCGGCGTGCGCACCGACGTGATCCTGCGCCGCTTCATCTCCGGGTTGCCCGGGCGCTTCGAGGTGGCCGAGGGCGGCGTGCTCGTGCAGGGCGCGGTCGTCGAGGCCGGCGCCGACGGCCGGGCGGCGGCGATCGCGACCTTCAGCGTCGAGGCCTGA
- a CDS encoding DMT family transporter: MTRWIHILLPLIGGAMVAAQAPINARLRIVLGSQIGSAAISFAIGLLLLLAALAVVGEVGSLGDVGGGPWWAYLGGAAGAVFVVATLVAAPRIGVTATFVSVVSGQLALSALIDRYGWFGAKAIGTSWERVAALVLLLVSLVLLLRST; this comes from the coding sequence GTGACCCGGTGGATCCACATCCTGCTGCCCCTCATCGGCGGCGCCATGGTCGCCGCCCAGGCGCCGATCAACGCCCGCCTGCGCATCGTGCTCGGCTCGCAGATCGGCAGCGCGGCGATCTCGTTCGCGATCGGGTTGCTGCTGCTGCTCGCGGCGCTGGCCGTGGTGGGCGAGGTGGGCAGCCTCGGCGACGTCGGCGGCGGGCCGTGGTGGGCCTACCTGGGCGGGGCGGCCGGAGCGGTCTTCGTGGTCGCCACCCTGGTGGCGGCGCCGCGCATCGGCGTGACGGCGACGTTCGTGAGCGTGGTGTCCGGCCAGCTCGCGCTGTCGGCGCTCATCGACCGCTACGGCTGGTTCGGCGCGAAGGCGATCGGCACGTCGTGGGAGCGGGTGGCCGCGCTCGTGCTGCTGCTGGTCAGCCTGGTGCTGCTGCTGCGCTCCACCTGA
- a CDS encoding GtrA family protein, translating to MPTRSAPPPVMPDTRVLRAPGIRGARREDWHQLVRFCVVGASGYVVNLVVFSALLYLADAHHVAAAAGAFCVAWTSNFVFNKFWTFRRHGLSAVQQGARYLAVSLVALGLNLALLEAMVRAGTPEILAQAVAIAAVMPVNFLLNRRWSFR from the coding sequence GTGCCGACGAGGTCCGCCCCGCCCCCGGTGATGCCCGACACCCGCGTCCTCCGCGCCCCGGGCATCCGCGGCGCGCGCCGCGAGGACTGGCATCAGCTGGTCCGCTTCTGCGTGGTCGGCGCGTCCGGCTACGTCGTCAACCTCGTGGTCTTCTCGGCGCTGCTGTACCTGGCCGACGCGCATCACGTCGCCGCCGCCGCGGGCGCGTTCTGCGTCGCGTGGACGAGCAACTTCGTCTTCAACAAGTTCTGGACGTTCCGGCGCCACGGCCTGTCGGCCGTGCAGCAGGGCGCCCGGTACCTCGCGGTGAGCCTCGTGGCGCTGGGCCTCAACCTCGCGCTGCTCGAGGCCATGGTGCGGGCCGGCACCCCGGAGATCCTCGCCCAGGCCGTCGCGATCGCCGCCGTCATGCCGGTGAACTTCCTGCTCAACCGCCGCTGGTCCTTCCGGTAG
- a CDS encoding D-alanine--D-alanine ligase family protein: MRVAVLKGGRSLEREVSLRSGANAAAALRRLGHEVIEVDADRSLVRTLRAERPEAAFIALHGRGGEDGTVQELLEILEIPYTGPGVLACERAMDKVVAKAHFEAAGVPTPAAYAFRQEAFRELGAGEALGEIRERLGLPLVVKPAAQGSALGISVAHEPGDIPSALMTALAYDDRVLLERFVPGRELAISVLGTADPWALPVVEAIPRNRDFYDFESRYTPGLTELVAPARLPDEVAQEAARLAIACYRALGCRGVSRVDMILDPDDRLWVLEINAIPGMTDTSLLPKAAEAAGLGFDEVVERILAEAALGA; this comes from the coding sequence GTGAGGGTGGCCGTGCTGAAGGGCGGCCGCTCGCTGGAGCGCGAGGTCAGCCTGCGCTCCGGGGCCAACGCGGCCGCGGCGCTGCGGCGCCTGGGCCACGAGGTGATCGAGGTCGACGCCGACCGCTCGCTGGTGCGCACCCTGCGCGCGGAGCGGCCGGAGGCCGCCTTCATCGCCCTCCACGGGCGCGGCGGCGAGGACGGCACGGTGCAGGAGCTGCTGGAGATCCTCGAGATCCCGTACACCGGGCCCGGGGTGCTGGCGTGCGAGCGGGCGATGGACAAGGTCGTCGCGAAGGCCCACTTCGAGGCGGCCGGCGTCCCCACGCCGGCCGCCTACGCGTTCCGCCAGGAGGCCTTCCGCGAGCTCGGGGCCGGCGAGGCGCTCGGCGAGATCCGCGAGCGGCTCGGGCTGCCGCTGGTCGTGAAGCCCGCCGCCCAGGGCTCGGCGCTCGGCATCTCGGTGGCCCACGAGCCGGGCGACATCCCGAGCGCGCTCATGACCGCGCTCGCCTACGACGACCGGGTGCTGCTCGAGCGCTTCGTGCCCGGGCGCGAGCTGGCGATCTCGGTGCTCGGCACGGCCGACCCGTGGGCCCTGCCCGTGGTCGAGGCCATCCCGCGCAACCGCGACTTCTACGACTTCGAGTCGCGCTACACGCCCGGGCTCACGGAGCTGGTCGCGCCGGCGCGCCTGCCCGACGAGGTGGCGCAGGAGGCGGCCCGCCTGGCGATCGCCTGCTACCGGGCGCTCGGCTGCCGCGGCGTGAGCCGGGTCGACATGATCCTCGACCCCGACGACCGCCTCTGGGTGCTCGAGATCAACGCGATCCCCGGCATGACCGACACGAGTCTGCTGCCCAAGGCCGCCGAGGCGGCCGGCCTCGGGTTCGACGAGGTCGTGGAGCGCATCCTGGCGGAGGCCGCCCTGGGCGCCTGA
- a CDS encoding methyltransferase domain-containing protein — MERRSAASHAGDLLAHLRPGMSLIDVGCGPGSITVGLARAAAPGRVVAVDREPSQAALARERAAAEGLANVEVLVAPADALPLPADAVDAGFAHALLEHLADPVAALRELARVVRPGGPVVAVSPDWGGFLLAPEDPGAAAAIRRYETIQAANGGDVHAGRRLGAHMAAAGLERVTMSARYELHDDRAAIAGYLAERLDDDDPGLADALRAWAGRPGGMFAQAWVTAAGRTPLGRGRGA; from the coding sequence ATGGAGCGGCGCTCCGCCGCCTCGCACGCCGGCGACCTGCTGGCGCACCTGCGGCCGGGCATGAGCCTGATCGACGTGGGCTGCGGCCCAGGGTCGATCACGGTCGGCCTGGCGCGCGCGGCGGCGCCCGGCCGGGTGGTCGCGGTCGACCGCGAGCCCTCGCAGGCCGCGCTCGCGCGCGAGCGCGCCGCCGCCGAGGGCCTGGCGAACGTCGAGGTGCTCGTGGCGCCGGCCGACGCGCTGCCGTTGCCCGCCGACGCGGTCGACGCCGGGTTCGCGCACGCGCTGCTCGAGCACCTGGCCGATCCGGTCGCCGCGCTGCGCGAGCTCGCCCGGGTCGTGCGGCCGGGCGGCCCCGTCGTGGCGGTCTCGCCCGACTGGGGCGGCTTCCTGCTGGCCCCGGAGGACCCGGGCGCCGCGGCGGCGATCCGCCGCTACGAGACGATCCAGGCCGCCAACGGCGGCGACGTCCACGCCGGCCGGCGCCTCGGCGCCCACATGGCCGCCGCCGGCCTGGAGCGGGTCACGATGTCGGCCCGCTACGAGCTCCACGACGACCGCGCGGCCATCGCCGGCTACCTCGCCGAGCGCCTCGACGACGACGACCCGGGCCTGGCCGACGCGCTGCGCGCCTGGGCGGGCCGCCCCGGCGGCATGTTCGCCCAGGCGTGGGTCACGGCGGCCGGACGGACGCCGCTCGGCAGAGGTCGCGGCGCATGA
- a CDS encoding PLP-dependent aminotransferase family protein: MDPREEETTPPQQIPPAARRHAESALTPADAARYDARFASRAAGIVSSVMRDLMSLAERPDIISLAGGFPNTESFERRVFDDVVEAVARDHLASALQYGPTEGLHELRERIVEMMAEGGAAADVDDIMVTSGGQQAIDLSIRTFVDPGDTILAEGPTYPGAVPSFTTYEARVEHVPMDEDGLRVDLVEAALDRLAAEGRPPKLLYTIPNFHNPGGVTMSLERRRRLIRIAHERELIVVEDNPYGWIRFEGDPLPTLWELDDGAGWVIHLSTFSKILSPGVRVGWIAAPAAVLRKMNLGKQAQDLCTSTLSQRIVVEYMRRYDWRDYVARLNAIYRSRRDAMLRALEEEMPPEATWTHPEGGLFLWATMPPYIDTTDLLALAVEKYEVAFVPGRGAFLDGRGGDSMRLNFSGVDEATIAEGVRRLGLAVAEMTELHRALGGLT; the protein is encoded by the coding sequence ATGGACCCTCGCGAGGAGGAGACCACGCCCCCGCAGCAGATCCCGCCTGCGGCGCGCCGGCACGCCGAGAGCGCGCTCACGCCGGCCGACGCGGCCCGGTACGACGCGCGCTTCGCCTCGCGCGCCGCGGGCATCGTCTCCTCGGTCATGCGCGACCTGATGTCGCTGGCCGAGCGGCCGGACATCATCTCGCTGGCCGGCGGCTTCCCCAACACGGAGTCGTTCGAGCGCCGCGTCTTCGACGACGTCGTCGAGGCCGTCGCCCGCGACCACCTGGCGTCGGCGCTCCAGTACGGGCCCACCGAGGGCCTGCACGAGCTGCGCGAGCGCATCGTGGAGATGATGGCCGAGGGCGGCGCCGCGGCCGACGTCGACGACATCATGGTCACGAGCGGCGGTCAGCAGGCGATCGACCTCTCCATCCGCACCTTCGTGGACCCGGGCGACACGATCCTGGCCGAGGGGCCGACCTATCCGGGCGCCGTGCCGTCGTTCACCACGTACGAGGCCCGGGTCGAGCACGTGCCGATGGACGAGGACGGCCTGCGCGTGGACCTGGTCGAGGCGGCGCTCGACCGCCTCGCGGCCGAGGGCCGGCCGCCGAAGCTGCTCTACACGATCCCCAACTTCCACAACCCCGGCGGCGTCACGATGTCGCTCGAGCGCCGCCGCCGGCTCATCCGGATCGCGCACGAGCGCGAGCTGATCGTCGTGGAGGACAACCCCTACGGGTGGATCCGCTTCGAGGGCGACCCGCTGCCGACGCTGTGGGAGCTCGACGACGGCGCCGGCTGGGTGATCCACCTGTCGACGTTCTCGAAGATCCTCTCGCCCGGCGTGCGGGTGGGCTGGATCGCGGCGCCGGCGGCCGTGCTGCGCAAGATGAACCTCGGCAAGCAGGCCCAGGACCTCTGCACGTCCACGCTCTCGCAGCGGATCGTCGTCGAGTACATGCGCCGCTACGACTGGCGCGACTACGTCGCCCGGCTGAACGCGATCTACCGCTCGCGGCGCGACGCCATGCTGCGCGCCCTGGAGGAGGAGATGCCGCCCGAGGCCACCTGGACCCACCCCGAGGGCGGGTTGTTCCTGTGGGCCACGATGCCCCCGTACATCGACACCACCGACCTGCTCGCGCTCGCGGTGGAGAAGTACGAGGTGGCGTTCGTGCCCGGCCGCGGCGCCTTCCTCGACGGCCGCGGCGGCGACTCGATGCGCCTCAACTTCTCGGGCGTCGACGAGGCGACCATCGCCGAGGGCGTCCGCCGCCTGGGCCTCGCCGTGGCCGAGATGACCGAGCTGCACCGCGCGCTGGGCGGCCTGACGTGA
- a CDS encoding M23 family metallopeptidase, whose translation MPPLTREQLDARRNARRRRGLRRDRRAIVSAAIPVIIVGVLALVLGITGGGDDATPLASPVASPEIGPGARPPELVVARAEGVQIHIPVDPRRVTAAAFHAIDDPSAVAMEDAGAMRIHQLPRRDRVGPDTAGLSVGAPAGTRVYSPVDGVVEAVSDYTVFGRIEGYEITIRPSTAAGGLMLRISHLDDPASGPRPSVGSPVRAGETEIGRVRDFSEVAGQELSEFTADEGNHVDLELVRGEAAQIL comes from the coding sequence ATGCCCCCACTCACCAGGGAGCAGCTCGACGCCCGGCGCAACGCGCGCAGGCGGCGCGGGCTGCGGCGCGACCGGCGCGCGATCGTCTCGGCCGCCATCCCAGTCATCATCGTCGGCGTGCTCGCGCTCGTGCTCGGCATCACGGGCGGCGGCGACGACGCCACGCCGCTCGCCTCGCCGGTGGCCTCGCCCGAGATCGGCCCCGGCGCGCGCCCGCCCGAGCTCGTGGTGGCGCGCGCCGAGGGCGTGCAGATCCACATCCCGGTCGACCCGCGCCGGGTCACCGCGGCGGCCTTCCACGCGATCGACGACCCCTCCGCCGTGGCGATGGAGGACGCCGGCGCGATGCGCATCCACCAGCTGCCGCGCCGCGACCGGGTGGGCCCGGACACGGCCGGCCTCAGCGTGGGGGCGCCGGCGGGCACGCGCGTCTACTCGCCGGTGGACGGGGTCGTCGAGGCGGTGTCCGACTACACGGTGTTCGGGCGCATCGAGGGCTACGAGATCACGATCCGGCCCTCCACCGCGGCCGGCGGGCTGATGCTGCGCATCTCCCACCTCGACGACCCGGCCTCGGGCCCGCGCCCGAGCGTGGGGTCGCCCGTGCGGGCCGGCGAGACCGAGATCGGCCGGGTGCGCGACTTCAGCGAGGTGGCCGGTCAGGAGCTGTCGGAGTTCACCGCCGACGAGGGCAACCACGTCGACCTGGAGCTCGTGCGCGGCGAGGCCGCCCAGATCCTCTGA